In Gemmatimonadota bacterium, the genomic window TGGACGGAACGGTCGAGGGGCCCGCCACCAGCTACTGCCTGCACGAGGAGAACATTGAGTGGTTCAGGACCAAGGTCGGAGAGATCTTCTGAGCGCGGCCGCCGTCGATTTTTTTTGCACTCTATGATCGTGAGATTACGATGATAACTCTGTCGATGCCCCGCGGAACCCGCACCGAGGAGCTTCCGGTCGCGATCATCGGCGCGGGGCCGGTGGGACTCACCGCGGCGCTCCACGTCGCCGAGCGGGGCATGCGCCCGCTGATCCTCGAGGCCGGCGAGGGCCCGGGAACGTACGTGCGGGACTGGGCACACGTGGGGATGTTCTCGCCCTGGGAGTACAACGTCGATCCGCTCGCGCGGCGAGTCCTGGGCGACGCCGGTTGGGCGGCGCCGCCGGACGATGAGCTTCCCACGGGCGCGGAGTTGGTCGAGCGGTTGATCGAGCCCCTCGCGGACCTCCCGGCGATCCGGTCGGCGATCCGGTACGGGCGCCGGGTGGTCGGAGTGAGCCGCTCCGGCATCGACAAGCTCAGCGACCGCGGGCGCGAGGACGCGCCGTTCGTTATCCACTCGCGGGGTGAGGATGGCGTCGAGGAGCGGTTTCTCGCGAGCGCGGTGATCGACGCGTCAGGGACGTGGGGCAACCCCAACCCGCTCGGCTCGGCGGGCCTGTCGGCCCTGGGTGAAGCCGAGCACGGCGATCTCATCTCCCGCCGCATCCCCGACGTGTCGGGGGCGGAGAGGGGGCGCTACGCCGGCCGCCGGGTGCTGGTCGTGGGCGCGGGCGATTCCGCGCTGAACGCCCTGCTGGACCTGTGCGCGCTTGCCGAGCAGGAGCCGGCCACGGAAGTCGTGTGGGCGCTACGCGGGTCGGAACCGCGGTTGGGCAACGGCGCCGCCGACCAGCTCCCCGCGCGCGGCTCGCTCGGCTCGCGCGTCCGGGAGCTGGTGGCGAGCGGCGCGATCGAGGTGGTGCCTGGATTCCGCACCGAGGCCTTGGAGGGAGGCTCCGGAGCGCTGCGCGTGCAGGGTCGCAACGGCACCATGATCGGCATCGACGAAATCATCGCGGTGACCGGCTTCCGCCCGGACCTGGACATGCTGAGGGAGCTGCGGCTGGCGATCGACCCCGCGGTGGAAAGCCCGACCCTGCTCGCGCCGCTGATCGACCCCAACGTCCACAGTTGCGGCACCGTGCCGCCGCACGGCTTCGCCGAGCTGTCACACCCCGAGCCGGGCTTCTTCATCGTCGGCATGAAGAGCTACGGGCGCGCGCCCACCTTCCTCCTGCGCACGGGCTACGAACAGGTGCGTTCGGTGGTCGCGGCGCTGGCCGGCGACCTGGACTCGGCGCGCGACGTCGAGCTGGTGCTGCCCGAAACCGGCGTATGCGGGGTCGCGTGACGGCGGGCGTCGTCTAGCCGGCGCTCCTCTGCTGCGCCCTGACCAGGCGAGTCAGCACCCGGTCGAAGGTCGCCGCGAAGGCGCGCTTGTCCTTGGGGCCGAACCCGCTCGGTCCACCCGTCTCTACGCCCGCGGCCCGCAGGCCGTCCATGAAGTCGCGCACCGACAGCCGCTCGCCCACGTTCTCCGCCGTGTACTCGGTGCCGCGCGGGTCGATGACCGCGACTCCCTTCTCCACCAGCCGCGCGGCGAGCGGGATGTCCGCGGTGATGGCGAGGTCTCCGGGCTCGGCCGCCTCGGCTATGTAATCGTCAGCGGCGTCGGGGCCGCCCGCGACGGTCTCGGCGCTGACGAAGCGGTTGTTGGCGGGTGTGTAGAGGCGCCGGTTGGCGACGAACACGGCCTCCGACTCGATGCGCGCCGCGGCCCGCGCCACTACATCCTTCACGTCGCGCGGGGCCGCATCGGCGTCGACCCAGATCTTCATGCGTTTGCGCTCCCCCGTCTGAGACTCCCGGCTTGGCCGGCAATCTTAGCCGGGGGAACACGCCGGCCGAAACGGTCCGGCGGCCGGGCTAGCTACCCACCACCACCCGGCCCGACATCACCGACCTCCCGTGCACGGTGCAGAAGTACGTGTACTCCCCCGCGTCGGCGAAGGCCTTCTGGAAGGATCCGCCCGTCTGGGTCGACGAGTTGCCGATCGCGTCGTCGTCGAAGGTCACGTTGTGCGGGTTCGATCCGCCCCAACTCCACGTCACCGTCGCTCCGGGAGCGATGGCGTTGGCCGGCGGCGCGAACCGGTTGTCGAGCACGCTGACCGATGTCGTCTGCGTGGGACCCTCGTCATCGGGGGGGCCGGCGGCGTCGCTGCAACCGAATGACAGAAGCGAGGTCGCGAGGACCGCGGCGACCGAGGTGCGGCCGAGCGCGGGAATGCGGCTGAGAATCGTCATGCTCCGGGTTCTCCTGTGCCATGTCTTCGTCGACGGAGTTGATCTCGAACCGTCAGACTCCGTCGCCGATGCTTGTCCGAGCCCGTTTCCGCTCGTACGCTTTCTTGGATGACAGTTCGATGTTCGATCGTTTAACATCGTACTATCGACGAAAGTTCCGCTGCAGGGGTTGCAGGTGGGTCGGGGCGCCGGGGGGAGGCATGTCTTGATGGTCCGCAATTCCAGGGAAACCGCTAGGCGCCGTCGCGCGCTCAACACCTTCGTCAAGTTCATGCGCGCCTACGCTTCGGTGACCGCTCGCCTCGAGCCGGAGATCACGAAGCACGGAGTGACGCGGACCCAGTTCGAGGTGCTCGAGGCCCTGCTGCACCTCGGTCCCATGAACCAGCGCCAGCTCGGCGAGAAGATCCTCAGCTCCAAGGGCAACATCACCACGGTCCTGGACAACCTGGAAAGGGACGGACTGGTCGAGCGCCGTCCGGTCGAGGGTGACCGGCGCCAGAAGCTGGTGGCGCTGACCGCCGCCGGCAGGAAGCGCATCCGCAGAATCTTTCCGCGTCAGGCCGACGCCATCGTCCGCGAGTTCGGCACGCTCACCAGCGAAGAGCAGCGGACGCTGGGAGAGCTGTGCAGAAAGCTCGGCCGCGGCGCGTAGGCCTCAGAAATGCCGCTCGGCGGCGATCGCCAGAAACGATTCCTGGTGAGGCGCCCGTGGCGGCTGCTCGGATGCTTCGCCCCAGAATCTCCGAGCCTCGACGGACAGGACGATGTCGGCCCCGAAGCGCCACCTCGCCTCAGCGGTCGCCAGTGCCGCCCCGGAGTACCTGTCCACGAACAGACCTGACTGGAGCGAGCCGTCCTGGGTCAGGAGGCGCCCGCCGACGTACACGTCGTTTTCCTGGGCCGTTGTGGCTTCGGTGCCGCGGCTATCGTAGGAGTACTCCAGGAACACGCTGGCGAAATCCCGCGGAGCGAACTCCACGCCCCCGACCGCCGCCGAGTAACGGGACAGTGCGGAGCCCCGCGTAACCGCCTCGGCCTTGACCAGCCACCGACTCGCGGTCCACTGCACGTCGATCATGGTCCTGTTCACGACATCGTAGTGCGGGATCCAGACCGTATCGCCGGACTGCTCGAGTCGCGGGTCGCGGCCATTGCCGTAGAAGAACGCCAATCCCGCGTCCCACGCCCGCAAGGAGTGCGACCAGCGCGCGGCCAGGTCCGGGTGGAATCTCCCCGAACCCGCCTCGAATACGGCCGTTTCATCGGCCACGGGCAGCGGAGACGAGAGGCGTCCGGACCGCCCATGGAAAGGTCGGGGCCGAAAGAAGGGCAGCAGGAAGGCCTCGAGAACTCCCCAGTCCATGAACGCCTTCGCCGACAGCATGGGCTGAGCGAGCTTGTCGTAGCCCCGGATCGTCGCGGTGGGCTCTCTTTGATTGATCTCGTCGATCAGATGGCGAGACTCCGCGGTCCCCCAGAAAACCTCCCGTGACCCGACGACGAGCGCCCAGCGATTCCATGCCCTGGTCCAGCTCAGGTCCCGGAAATCCAGCCGGGACCGTCCATCGGCCAGGAGGTCGAGCCGCAGGAACGGCTCTACCGTTAGCGACTGGCGCCTGTCATCCCATTGCCAGGTCGCCCGCGCCCGGACGCTGAGATCCACCTCGCCGTGGGCCGAGCCGGCGAGCGCGTCTCCACCGTGCATCCTCAGCGACGAGGAGACGCTGCCGTCCCACTGCGCCGAGGCCGCGGCGGGGAGCGCCACCCCGGCGCACACCAGCGCGAGCAGCGCGACCGAAGCCGATTCGTGCCAGCGAGTTTCGCACGCCCGCTTCGCCATTCAACGCGCCCGGCCGAGGGCCCCGCGGGCGAAGTCCCGTTCCGTCAGCCCGTCCTCGAAAACAAGATCCCGCCAGATCAGGGTCGTGCTCTTGCCCGTGGCGTGGTTCCGCATGTGCATCTCGGCGGGGCGCCAATGGCGGTCCTCGTATCGGCGATAGTTCCTCACGCGGAGAGTCTTGAGCGGCTGATCCTTCCGGTCGTAGTAGTCGATGCGCAGAACCCGGTACTCCAGGCTATCCACCCACATCACCTGCCTGCCGTAGCCGGATGCCGGGTCCACCGGGCGCCGCTCCACGACGAAGGAGTCGAGGCCGTCCAGGGCCTCCTCGCGCACGTACCGGTATCGGTACCTGTCCACCCCCTGCGCGCCGATGTCCTCGTACGCGAACTCGCTGCCCATGAACGAGGAGGACTGGCTTCCGGAGGCGACGCGCTTCACGCGCTTGAACGCGGGCAGGTAGATCCACTGGTCGTCCGAACGATCGTGATGGGAGTGCGTGAGCAGGGTGGTTCCCTGCAGGTCGGAGGGACTGTCGAAGACCACGAGCGTCTTGTCACCGTCGTCCGTTCCCTCGAGCGTCGAGGTTCGCAGCTCGCGAGTCCGCTCGTCGCCATCGGCGTCGCGGAGCACCATCGTCAGGCGCGCCGAGAAGTCGTGCCAGCCGCGGTCCCTGGCCTCTGCCTCGACCGCGATCGCGCGCCCTCGCCGCGCCTCGGCGGTCGCTTCCTGAGCGGACAGAGCGGCCGTGGATCCGGGCGCCGCGACCGCCCCCAGACCGGCGAGGGCGACGAGGGGGAGCGCTCTGGACGCGCGACGTCCCAGCGCGTCGGCGGCGCGCAGGACCAGTGGTAGAAGCAGCAGGTCCGCCGTCACGGCCGCCAGCGCGCTGACCGCCGTGAGCATGCCGATCAGGAACAGCACCTCGAACTGGGAAAGCATGAGCAGGCTGAATCCGGCCACGATCAGCGTGCTGGTCAGCAGTACCGTGGCCCCCGCGCCGGCCAGGCTTTCGTCCAGCGCCTCGGTCAGGTCCGCGCCGCGGTCGAGCGCGCCTCGCAGGCGACCCAGCAGGTGGATCGTGTCGTCCACCGCCAGCCCGAACGCGATCGAGAACACGAGGATCGTCGACGGCTTGAGGTCGAACCCGCCCAGGCGCATGACGCCCAGCAGTACCAGCAGCGGAAAGAAGTTGGGGATCAGCGCGAGCAGCGCTCGGGGGACCGACTTCAGCATCACGACCATGATCGCGAAGATCAGTATGACTGTCAGAGCGAGGCTCGGCCCGAAGCTCCTCAGCAGCCTCGCGGTGAAGTCGCTTACCATGGTGACCAGTCCCGTGGTGGTCGCCTTCCCCACCGGAGGAGGATTGGCCTCGATGTATCGGTCGATGCG contains:
- a CDS encoding plastocyanin/azurin family copper-binding protein; this translates as MTILSRIPALGRTSVAAVLATSLLSFGCSDAAGPPDDEGPTQTTSVSVLDNRFAPPANAIAPGATVTWSWGGSNPHNVTFDDDAIGNSSTQTGGSFQKAFADAGEYTYFCTVHGRSVMSGRVVVGS
- a CDS encoding MarR family transcriptional regulator, which encodes MVRNSRETARRRRALNTFVKFMRAYASVTARLEPEITKHGVTRTQFEVLEALLHLGPMNQRQLGEKILSSKGNITTVLDNLERDGLVERRPVEGDRRQKLVALTAAGRKRIRRIFPRQADAIVREFGTLTSEEQRTLGELCRKLGRGA
- a CDS encoding FAD-dependent oxidoreductase encodes the protein MPRGTRTEELPVAIIGAGPVGLTAALHVAERGMRPLILEAGEGPGTYVRDWAHVGMFSPWEYNVDPLARRVLGDAGWAAPPDDELPTGAELVERLIEPLADLPAIRSAIRYGRRVVGVSRSGIDKLSDRGREDAPFVIHSRGEDGVEERFLASAVIDASGTWGNPNPLGSAGLSALGEAEHGDLISRRIPDVSGAERGRYAGRRVLVVGAGDSALNALLDLCALAEQEPATEVVWALRGSEPRLGNGAADQLPARGSLGSRVRELVASGAIEVVPGFRTEALEGGSGALRVQGRNGTMIGIDEIIAVTGFRPDLDMLRELRLAIDPAVESPTLLAPLIDPNVHSCGTVPPHGFAELSHPEPGFFIVGMKSYGRAPTFLLRTGYEQVRSVVAALAGDLDSARDVELVLPETGVCGVA
- a CDS encoding YaiI/YqxD family protein, which encodes MKIWVDADAAPRDVKDVVARAAARIESEAVFVANRRLYTPANNRFVSAETVAGGPDAADDYIAEAAEPGDLAITADIPLAARLVEKGVAVIDPRGTEYTAENVGERLSVRDFMDGLRAAGVETGGPSGFGPKDKRAFAATFDRVLTRLVRAQQRSAG